The Caulifigura coniformis genome includes a region encoding these proteins:
- a CDS encoding SurA N-terminal domain-containing protein, whose translation MPSTLHVFRKHQKVLMVMTTGLAMISFVILGAVNARPENMPAVLVVLALAAMFGGAAWVIGQVNGKSSEYVTIGTVAGAVLGLWLSWGRQDPSAIQMSSGNLTGQQVFAMKRERNLVNQFVGEAYQRVNGFNAQFAEQFGQRVFFHYTPGAWDSDLEMAITTLLQREAEKLGIGVSAQGVFEFIRGLAMTSGKSLTQEQFAEIRTRMGVSEEALIAALSDELKARRAYDLLYNQRPLPTPEALYEYYKKLNVTDEAEIAVLPVSDFVDDKAEPTTKELEELFQKHKSNPPGYGPEGKFVEGLPGFRQPPRMKLAYLEAPYDAFEKQVGEVTDKEIEARYEELKKRPFGDDLGAPDFGEMPAIPPGGLPNALEGVLPNSLKPPTVPPTDGVTPPAAPSETSAPAAPPAPMPETPKTEAPKTEAPATPPAAPPATTPEAPKTEAPKVEEPKADTPKAEAPPAAPEPEKAPETAPPADKPSTMLPNVSRLSFVAFQEEQPPAPPVASTEGAAPPAAPKPDAVTPEAPKAETPKTEPTTPEAPKAEPATPAAPQADPAKPEAPKADPAPPAATPPADGVPATTPPTLPPPATPPLEGVTPPADPPLPTVRPLDDAYRAELKEEIIRERAQALMEKKIDAATQWFAEEIGALVNTPAGDPGHLTPEAASKKLKEYAEKNGLVFVDAPLLSFQELRDSEDYPVGAAAAVNHPQKAEVATDAFENFGRSMNYMPRPAASLDANGQGSRFLYWITGERRDYEPESLEDAVVKEQVVKTWRQLKARVKAEERAAELVKMAKAADKPLAEVFAEQSITGKEGTGYITVRPTGKFSWYRMPVVPTRSMQREAAPTLTELPGLKPLGNDFFTTVFEKMKAGDLGTTASADKSEFYVVKILNRTPSTPEELEAFRQTFLTRGLANEYFDLSSRDWAMYGRNPIDELLKANDVQFSRPNPDEPDRG comes from the coding sequence ATGCCTTCGACGCTCCACGTGTTTCGCAAGCACCAGAAGGTGCTGATGGTCATGACCACGGGACTGGCCATGATCTCGTTCGTGATTCTGGGGGCCGTGAACGCACGTCCCGAGAACATGCCCGCGGTGCTGGTCGTCCTCGCTCTCGCCGCCATGTTCGGCGGGGCAGCCTGGGTCATCGGACAGGTCAACGGCAAGTCGTCCGAATACGTCACCATCGGGACTGTCGCCGGCGCGGTGCTCGGCCTGTGGCTGAGCTGGGGACGCCAGGATCCATCAGCCATCCAGATGAGTTCCGGAAACCTGACCGGGCAGCAGGTGTTCGCGATGAAGCGCGAACGCAACCTGGTGAACCAGTTTGTCGGGGAGGCCTACCAGCGGGTCAATGGCTTCAACGCCCAGTTCGCCGAGCAGTTCGGCCAGCGGGTGTTCTTCCACTACACCCCGGGCGCCTGGGACAGCGACCTCGAAATGGCGATCACCACGCTCCTGCAGCGTGAAGCGGAAAAACTCGGCATTGGCGTCTCGGCGCAGGGCGTGTTCGAGTTCATTCGCGGCCTTGCGATGACCTCTGGAAAGTCGCTGACGCAGGAGCAGTTTGCCGAGATCCGCACGCGGATGGGCGTCAGCGAAGAAGCCCTGATCGCGGCCCTCTCGGATGAACTCAAGGCCCGCCGGGCCTACGACCTGCTCTACAACCAGCGTCCCCTGCCCACGCCCGAGGCGCTGTACGAGTACTACAAGAAGCTCAACGTCACGGACGAGGCGGAGATCGCCGTCCTGCCGGTGTCCGACTTTGTGGACGACAAGGCCGAGCCGACGACGAAGGAACTCGAAGAACTGTTCCAGAAGCACAAGTCGAATCCTCCGGGCTACGGGCCTGAGGGGAAGTTCGTGGAAGGTCTGCCGGGCTTCCGCCAGCCTCCTCGGATGAAGCTGGCCTATCTCGAAGCCCCCTACGACGCGTTTGAGAAGCAGGTCGGCGAAGTGACCGACAAGGAGATCGAGGCGCGCTACGAGGAACTGAAGAAGCGTCCGTTCGGCGACGACCTGGGCGCACCGGACTTCGGTGAGATGCCCGCGATTCCTCCCGGTGGCCTGCCGAACGCCCTCGAAGGAGTCCTTCCGAACAGCCTCAAGCCGCCGACGGTCCCGCCGACCGACGGCGTGACGCCTCCTGCAGCTCCGTCCGAAACCTCGGCCCCGGCCGCTCCGCCGGCCCCGATGCCGGAAACGCCCAAGACCGAGGCGCCGAAGACCGAGGCTCCCGCGACGCCGCCGGCGGCTCCCCCCGCCACGACGCCAGAAGCACCGAAAACGGAAGCCCCCAAGGTGGAAGAGCCGAAGGCCGACACTCCGAAGGCGGAAGCGCCTCCGGCGGCTCCCGAGCCGGAAAAGGCTCCAGAGACGGCGCCGCCGGCTGACAAGCCGTCGACGATGCTGCCGAATGTCTCCCGGCTGTCGTTCGTGGCATTCCAGGAGGAACAGCCGCCTGCTCCGCCGGTCGCCAGCACGGAAGGGGCCGCTCCTCCCGCAGCTCCGAAGCCCGATGCCGTGACGCCGGAGGCCCCGAAGGCCGAGACGCCGAAGACGGAACCGACGACGCCGGAAGCGCCAAAGGCTGAGCCGGCAACGCCCGCTGCTCCCCAGGCCGATCCCGCGAAACCTGAGGCTCCGAAGGCCGATCCGGCTCCTCCGGCCGCCACTCCCCCTGCTGATGGGGTGCCCGCGACGACGCCTCCAACCCTCCCTCCGCCGGCGACGCCGCCCCTGGAAGGTGTGACCCCGCCAGCCGATCCGCCGCTCCCGACCGTGCGTCCGCTGGATGACGCCTACCGCGCCGAGTTGAAAGAGGAAATCATCCGCGAGCGGGCACAGGCGCTCATGGAAAAGAAGATCGACGCCGCGACGCAGTGGTTCGCTGAGGAAATCGGCGCCCTGGTCAACACGCCTGCGGGCGACCCGGGCCATCTGACCCCGGAAGCGGCTTCGAAGAAGCTGAAGGAGTATGCAGAGAAGAACGGCCTCGTTTTTGTCGACGCGCCGCTGCTCTCCTTCCAGGAACTGCGCGATTCCGAAGACTACCCGGTTGGCGCGGCCGCCGCGGTGAATCATCCGCAGAAGGCGGAAGTCGCCACAGACGCGTTCGAGAATTTCGGACGTTCGATGAACTACATGCCCCGCCCGGCCGCGAGCCTCGATGCGAACGGCCAGGGAAGTCGGTTCCTGTACTGGATCACGGGTGAACGCCGAGACTACGAGCCGGAGTCACTCGAAGACGCGGTCGTCAAGGAGCAGGTCGTGAAGACGTGGCGACAGCTCAAGGCCCGGGTCAAGGCGGAAGAACGCGCCGCGGAACTGGTCAAAATGGCCAAGGCGGCCGACAAGCCGCTCGCCGAGGTCTTCGCCGAGCAGTCGATCACCGGCAAGGAAGGGACGGGTTACATCACGGTCCGTCCGACCGGGAAGTTCTCGTGGTACCGCATGCCGGTCGTTCCGACGCGCAGCATGCAGCGTGAAGCCGCTCCCACTCTGACTGAACTGCCGGGACTCAAGCCGCTCGGAAACGACTTCTTCACGACCGTGTTCGAGAAGATGAAGGCCGGAGACCTCGGCACGACGGCCTCGGCCGACAAGTCGGAGTTCTACGTCGTCAAGATTCTGAACCGCACTCCTTCGACGCCTGAAGAGCTCGAGGCGTTCCGGCAGACGTTCCTGACGCGTGGCCTCGCGAACGAGTATTTCGACCTGTCATCGCGCGACTGGGCGATGTACGGCAGGAATCCGATCGACGAACTCCTCAAGGCGAACGATGTCCAGTTCAGCCGTCCCAATCCGGACGAGCCGGACCGCGGCTGA
- a CDS encoding type II secretion system minor pseudopilin: MKRLPWSVVRTLETHRRGSALVVVLIVIMMLSLGAYSFSQLMTAEARATILFDRDSQARALADSAIEVAAAVVGKPEDVSVADLYHSPELFGGIEVVSGATPQATGRYSLVAPVENDASGMLRNGMIDESSKWNINALLNMGLTDEELAGVFLAIPGMDDTIVQSIIDWLDADDEPREFGAEIDYYGSLDPPYAPRNGKLETLDELLKVQGVTPALLYGEDANRNGILDPNEDDGDISMPADNQDGVLDLGWSAFLTVYGSETNLRKDGSPKINLNQPLLSTLYDTLEEEFGADVATFIVAFRAYGPVKPLSDGNVATTGDATTDEDFQKLAEQVVRGLLNSDGNTPSTTRNGMDLSGGSAVEITSLIELIDAQVQVPASGGGNNGGGGSSGGNNGGGSGGSGGGGSGGGSATGGKTLNSPWTSGGLGATWLELLDAFSLSDAEYSEGRININQARRETLMGIPGMTAEVADVIVARKMINSDGTPQTGAAEAMSSTAWLFTEGLVDQQTLVGMDRFMTARGSVYRVQAIGHFDGGGMVARVEAVIDATKVPPAIISRRDLSNLGPGYRSDQLSGSISK, from the coding sequence ATGAAACGGCTCCCCTGGAGCGTGGTTCGGACGCTGGAGACGCACCGCCGCGGCAGCGCGCTGGTCGTCGTCCTGATCGTCATCATGATGCTCTCGCTCGGCGCGTATTCGTTCTCGCAGCTGATGACGGCGGAAGCCCGTGCAACGATTCTCTTCGATCGCGACTCGCAGGCGCGGGCCCTCGCCGATTCGGCCATCGAGGTCGCGGCCGCCGTGGTCGGAAAGCCCGAGGACGTCTCGGTGGCCGATCTCTATCACTCCCCGGAACTGTTTGGCGGAATTGAAGTGGTCTCCGGGGCGACTCCCCAGGCGACCGGCCGTTATTCGCTCGTGGCGCCCGTCGAAAATGACGCCTCCGGCATGCTGCGCAACGGAATGATCGATGAATCCAGCAAGTGGAACATCAATGCGCTGCTGAACATGGGCCTGACCGATGAGGAACTGGCCGGTGTGTTCCTGGCGATTCCGGGGATGGATGACACGATCGTGCAGTCGATCATCGACTGGCTCGACGCCGACGACGAACCCCGCGAGTTCGGAGCGGAGATCGACTACTACGGTTCGCTCGATCCGCCGTATGCCCCCCGCAACGGCAAGCTGGAAACACTCGACGAACTGCTGAAGGTCCAGGGAGTCACGCCGGCCCTCCTCTACGGGGAAGATGCCAACCGCAACGGTATTCTCGACCCCAACGAAGACGACGGCGACATCTCCATGCCGGCTGACAACCAGGACGGCGTTCTCGACCTTGGCTGGTCGGCGTTTCTGACGGTCTATGGCAGCGAGACGAACCTGCGGAAAGATGGCAGTCCAAAGATCAATCTCAACCAGCCGCTCCTGTCGACGCTGTATGACACACTCGAAGAAGAGTTCGGTGCCGACGTGGCGACTTTCATCGTCGCGTTCCGGGCCTACGGGCCTGTGAAACCGCTGTCCGATGGAAACGTCGCCACCACCGGAGACGCCACGACAGACGAGGATTTCCAGAAACTGGCGGAACAGGTGGTCCGCGGACTCTTGAACAGCGATGGCAATACGCCGTCGACCACGCGGAACGGAATGGATCTCTCGGGCGGCAGTGCCGTCGAGATCACTTCGCTGATCGAACTCATCGACGCGCAGGTGCAGGTTCCGGCCAGTGGCGGCGGGAATAACGGCGGCGGTGGAAGCAGCGGGGGAAACAACGGCGGCGGAAGCGGTGGCTCGGGGGGCGGTGGTTCTGGCGGCGGCTCGGCCACGGGAGGCAAAACCCTCAATAGCCCGTGGACAAGCGGTGGACTCGGAGCCACCTGGCTGGAACTGCTCGATGCCTTCTCACTCTCGGACGCGGAATACAGCGAAGGCCGCATCAACATCAACCAGGCACGACGCGAAACGCTGATGGGAATTCCCGGAATGACGGCTGAAGTCGCCGATGTGATCGTCGCGCGGAAGATGATCAATTCCGATGGAACGCCGCAGACGGGGGCGGCCGAGGCGATGTCGAGCACCGCCTGGCTGTTCACCGAAGGCCTCGTCGACCAGCAGACGCTGGTCGGCATGGATCGATTCATGACCGCCCGGGGGAGCGTCTATCGCGTCCAGGCGATCGGCCATTTTGATGGCGGCGGCATGGTGGCCCGCGTCGAGGCCGTGATTGACGCCACCAAAGTCCCACCGGCCATCATCTCCCGCCGCGACCTCAGCAACCTCGGCCCCGGGTACCGATCGGACCAGTTAAGCGGCTCGATCTCAAAATAG
- a CDS encoding prepilin-type N-terminal cleavage/methylation domain-containing protein has protein sequence MSQRLTDARRASRWKRPRCVSQTRPATPPAAAGFTLVEVLVALSLSTVLLTSVYASLSLYWRLSTAGQVQVEQAQLTRAIFRQMEIDLGSLVYTPPQPAEDSGEEAAAESGTQNQNSSGGNQGGGNQGGNQGGGNQGGNQGGNQGGQPGDNNGGGRPGGGRPGGGGGPGGGGGPGGGGGPGGGGFPGGGGAGGGGGFPGGGGPGGPGGAMGGNRGGDDSAGLNGDGGALLNAGVFNVTAVLTQTPPGAGGPGGGGPGGGGPGGGAGGGPGGGGGRPGGGGGQQGGGGRPGGGQGGNQGGGRPGGGQGGNNQGGGRPGNGQGQGGGGRPGSGQGQGNGQGTGQGNGQGTGQGTGQGTSTTGYGDGQTEPAAGATTAFANTSAGLVGDASSLMLHVSRPSRHLSYEGVAGLSSVSTRTSDLVSVSYFLAIPGAAGLQGAVGDLHSSVIRDSSVQGLARLEGDKMALDFADSASGLESMAEASEIIAPEVIELTFRYFDGTAWYDSWDSAAMGALPRAVEVVLGIKTPQKPRDPNDRRPVEAPVVGRSIRHVIAIPLSSAATGQSSAEAATDPSSGSTGTGTGSTGGSATQGGTGTQGAGGGGAQGSTFGGMGGGFASGAQSSNRGGSR, from the coding sequence ATGAGTCAGCGCCTCACCGATGCTCGACGCGCCTCCCGGTGGAAGCGGCCCCGCTGCGTCTCACAGACGCGCCCTGCGACGCCGCCTGCCGCCGCCGGCTTCACGCTCGTCGAAGTTCTCGTCGCACTGTCCCTTTCGACCGTGCTGCTGACTTCCGTCTATGCGTCGCTCAGTCTCTACTGGCGGCTGTCGACGGCCGGCCAGGTGCAGGTCGAACAGGCCCAGCTCACGAGGGCCATCTTCCGGCAGATGGAGATCGATCTCGGTTCGCTCGTCTACACCCCTCCGCAGCCGGCCGAGGACAGCGGCGAGGAAGCGGCCGCGGAGTCTGGAACGCAGAATCAGAACAGCTCGGGAGGAAACCAGGGGGGCGGAAATCAAGGAGGAAACCAGGGCGGAGGGAATCAGGGCGGGAACCAGGGAGGCAATCAGGGAGGACAGCCGGGTGACAACAACGGCGGCGGTCGCCCCGGTGGTGGACGACCCGGCGGCGGCGGCGGCCCAGGCGGAGGAGGCGGCCCCGGAGGCGGGGGTGGACCGGGAGGCGGCGGATTTCCCGGCGGCGGCGGAGCCGGTGGTGGCGGCGGATTTCCCGGTGGAGGTGGACCCGGTGGTCCCGGCGGAGCGATGGGTGGAAACCGCGGCGGCGACGACAGCGCCGGCCTGAATGGCGACGGCGGCGCTCTGCTGAACGCCGGCGTTTTCAATGTGACCGCAGTCTTGACCCAGACGCCCCCCGGCGCCGGTGGGCCGGGAGGTGGTGGCCCCGGCGGCGGTGGTCCCGGCGGCGGCGCGGGAGGCGGCCCTGGCGGTGGCGGTGGAAGGCCTGGTGGTGGCGGTGGACAGCAAGGCGGAGGCGGTCGACCAGGCGGAGGGCAGGGTGGAAATCAGGGAGGTGGCCGTCCCGGTGGTGGCCAGGGAGGGAACAACCAGGGTGGCGGACGCCCGGGGAACGGACAGGGACAGGGAGGCGGCGGTCGGCCCGGCAGTGGACAGGGCCAGGGGAACGGTCAGGGAACCGGGCAGGGCAATGGCCAGGGAACGGGACAAGGCACCGGCCAGGGAACCTCGACGACCGGCTACGGCGACGGGCAGACTGAGCCGGCCGCGGGAGCAACGACGGCCTTTGCCAACACAAGCGCCGGACTCGTCGGCGATGCGTCGAGCCTGATGCTGCATGTCAGCCGGCCTTCGAGGCATCTCAGCTATGAGGGAGTGGCCGGTCTGTCGAGCGTCAGCACGCGCACGAGCGACCTCGTGTCCGTCTCCTATTTCCTCGCGATTCCCGGCGCCGCGGGGCTGCAGGGCGCCGTGGGGGATCTCCATTCCAGCGTCATCCGCGACAGCAGTGTCCAGGGGCTCGCGCGGCTGGAAGGGGACAAGATGGCGCTGGATTTTGCCGATTCGGCCTCCGGTCTGGAATCGATGGCCGAAGCCTCGGAGATCATCGCCCCGGAAGTGATTGAATTGACGTTCCGCTACTTCGACGGCACGGCGTGGTACGACTCGTGGGACAGCGCCGCAATGGGGGCCCTGCCGCGCGCGGTCGAGGTTGTTCTCGGCATCAAGACGCCCCAGAAGCCGCGTGACCCGAACGACCGTCGCCCGGTCGAAGCGCCCGTTGTGGGCCGTTCGATCCGTCATGTGATCGCGATCCCCCTGTCGTCGGCTGCGACAGGACAGAGTTCGGCCGAGGCGGCGACGGATCCCAGCAGCGGTTCAACCGGAACCGGAACTGGATCCACTGGCGGTTCGGCGACTCAGGGGGGAACTGGGACTCAGGGCGCAGGAGGGGGTGGGGCCCAGGGCTCAACGTTTGGCGGTATGGGAGGCGGATTCGCTTCCGGCGCCCAGTCATCGAATCGGGGAGGTTCGCGATGA
- a CDS encoding GNAT family N-acetyltransferase, with product MSATFRPYRPDDLPTLKAIMVEAFDGVSIDQGIENEFGPINGHDWTWRKARHLDQDVARDPEGIIIAEQDGRALGFVSCWIDREAGIGHIPNISLVPEARGQGLGRQLLERALARFREAGMTHAKIETLAQNAVGNHLYSSIGFREVARQIHMIAEL from the coding sequence ATGTCCGCCACGTTTCGTCCCTATCGTCCTGACGATCTCCCGACGCTGAAGGCCATCATGGTCGAGGCGTTCGACGGCGTGTCGATCGATCAGGGAATCGAGAACGAGTTCGGCCCGATCAATGGCCACGACTGGACGTGGCGGAAAGCCCGGCATCTTGACCAGGACGTGGCTCGCGACCCGGAAGGGATCATCATTGCCGAGCAGGATGGTCGCGCCCTGGGATTCGTCTCCTGCTGGATCGACCGTGAAGCAGGGATCGGTCACATCCCGAATATCAGCCTGGTTCCCGAGGCCCGCGGGCAGGGGCTCGGGCGGCAGTTGCTCGAGCGGGCGCTGGCCCGATTTCGTGAGGCGGGGATGACGCACGCCAAGATCGAAACGCTGGCCCAGAACGCGGTCGGCAACCACCTCTATTCGTCGATCGGATTCCGCGAAGTCGCCCGCCAGATCCACATGATCGCCGAACTCTGA
- a CDS encoding MOSC domain-containing protein, with amino-acid sequence MPTVVSIQTGVTETYGEYDAVDPLDRRWTTAFFKTPVDGPVVVGWLGLAGDSQADVQNHGGRDKAVLAYSADHYSDWRNDPALEKASGGGFGENLTIQGLAEDSVCIGDVWRVGEALLEVTQPRQPCWKLGRRWRKPELVKQVVMNGRTGWYLRVLEEATIEAGLSMTLERRPHPDWTIAAANAVMYGKRVPEERIRELVSLPELSEAWKNQLGERIMG; translated from the coding sequence GTGCCGACTGTTGTTTCCATCCAGACTGGCGTGACCGAGACGTACGGAGAGTACGACGCGGTCGATCCGTTGGACCGGCGCTGGACGACCGCGTTCTTCAAGACGCCGGTCGACGGCCCTGTGGTGGTTGGCTGGCTCGGCCTCGCGGGGGATTCTCAGGCCGATGTGCAGAATCACGGCGGGCGCGACAAGGCTGTGCTCGCCTATTCCGCCGATCACTACTCCGATTGGCGAAACGACCCCGCGCTGGAGAAGGCTTCCGGCGGCGGATTCGGGGAGAACCTGACGATCCAGGGGTTGGCGGAAGATTCCGTCTGCATCGGCGATGTCTGGCGGGTTGGGGAGGCGCTGCTCGAAGTCACCCAGCCCCGGCAGCCCTGCTGGAAGCTCGGCCGGCGGTGGCGAAAGCCGGAACTGGTCAAGCAGGTGGTCATGAACGGGCGGACCGGCTGGTACCTGCGAGTGCTCGAGGAAGCGACGATCGAGGCCGGCCTGTCGATGACGCTCGAGCGGCGGCCGCACCCCGACTGGACGATCGCTGCGGCGAACGCGGTCATGTACGGCAAGCGCGTTCCGGAAGAGCGGATTCGCGAACTGGTGTCGCTGCCCGAACTCTCGGAGGCGTGGAAGAACCAGCTCGGCGAACGGATCATGGGCTGA
- the pilM gene encoding type IV pilus biogenesis protein PilM: protein MASSSADQFKALWARLNADPNAQRARKTEPDWVVVQWEPTGVVIIEAHVGDRVSLKRVAEVSWGGASNPEDSTASAGSLLKDRLAALKISTRQAAVIVGRDAVVLRRLELPAVPDHELPDMVRFQAAAKASTPIDRMALDFVPLEAAPDAPRVAVTVTMDAARLRVIQETVAGAGLELAAIGLNATAVAELVSQAASPGSLKGVSLVLLQKGASLELTLLDEGRLAFAHSIRLEATEGAPALQPLQAELSRALMAMSQAHAGSEVSRVFVVPGVQLAPAVHDLLEKRFPGLVQRIDPRDSVQTTSLSGEEQTLALKAGAAIGQLLAAKRSTVPAIDFVNPRKRVEAPDTRKAKMRAYGGGLALLALLGIWMNMNAVSDREQRLADLTAEAATINQDVNSAAGKATRESAQVLKRWKESNPRPLETIEKLAALLPPTSDLILTDVYIKPGKPASAGAEATVSSNIKTLAWAKTQETVIELENRLASGGYNIATPSLPDQNLRDPDYPLLYTLVADQLIPRPAPPKPVPAAPK from the coding sequence ATGGCCTCTTCCTCTGCCGACCAGTTCAAAGCACTCTGGGCTCGCCTCAACGCCGACCCGAATGCCCAGCGCGCCCGCAAGACCGAGCCCGACTGGGTCGTGGTCCAGTGGGAACCGACCGGCGTCGTGATCATCGAGGCCCACGTCGGCGACCGTGTCTCCCTCAAACGCGTGGCGGAGGTTTCCTGGGGGGGCGCCTCGAATCCTGAGGACTCGACCGCGTCGGCCGGTTCGCTCCTGAAGGACCGCCTGGCGGCGCTCAAGATTTCGACCCGGCAGGCGGCCGTCATCGTCGGACGCGATGCCGTCGTCCTGAGGAGACTCGAGCTTCCGGCCGTTCCCGATCACGAGCTTCCGGACATGGTCCGGTTCCAGGCGGCCGCCAAGGCGTCGACGCCAATCGACCGCATGGCGCTCGATTTCGTTCCGCTCGAAGCCGCGCCGGACGCTCCGCGAGTCGCCGTCACCGTGACCATGGACGCCGCCAGATTGCGGGTGATCCAGGAAACCGTTGCGGGGGCGGGGCTGGAACTGGCCGCAATCGGCCTGAACGCCACGGCCGTGGCCGAACTGGTGAGCCAGGCTGCTTCTCCCGGTTCGCTCAAAGGCGTTTCGCTGGTGCTGCTGCAGAAGGGGGCCAGCCTCGAACTGACTCTGCTTGACGAAGGGCGGCTCGCGTTCGCGCACTCGATCCGGCTGGAGGCCACGGAAGGGGCGCCGGCTCTGCAGCCGCTGCAGGCCGAACTCAGTCGGGCCCTGATGGCCATGTCGCAGGCGCATGCGGGATCGGAGGTCTCGCGCGTCTTCGTCGTGCCGGGAGTCCAGCTGGCGCCCGCGGTTCACGACCTTCTCGAGAAACGGTTTCCGGGCCTGGTCCAGAGGATCGACCCGCGCGACTCCGTGCAGACGACGTCGCTTTCCGGCGAAGAACAGACGCTGGCGCTCAAGGCCGGCGCGGCGATCGGCCAACTCCTCGCGGCGAAACGATCGACCGTCCCCGCGATCGATTTCGTCAATCCGCGGAAGCGCGTCGAAGCGCCCGATACCCGAAAGGCGAAGATGCGCGCCTATGGCGGCGGGCTGGCCCTGCTGGCGCTCCTCGGCATCTGGATGAACATGAACGCCGTCTCCGACCGCGAGCAGCGGCTGGCCGATCTGACAGCCGAGGCCGCCACCATCAACCAGGACGTGAATTCTGCGGCCGGCAAGGCGACGCGGGAGTCTGCCCAGGTGCTCAAACGCTGGAAGGAATCCAATCCCAGGCCGCTGGAGACGATTGAGAAGCTGGCGGCCCTGCTGCCGCCGACCAGCGACCTCATCCTGACCGATGTCTACATCAAGCCGGGCAAGCCGGCCTCGGCAGGCGCGGAGGCAACCGTTTCCAGCAACATCAAGACATTGGCCTGGGCCAAGACGCAGGAGACAGTCATTGAACTCGAAAACCGCCTCGCCAGCGGAGGCTACAACATCGCCACTCCGTCCCTTCCCGATCAGAACCTGCGTGATCCGGACTACCCGCTGCTGTATACGCTTGTCGCCGATCAACTGATTCCACGGCCGGCGCCACCGAAGCCCGTTCCCGCGGCTCCGAAGTAA
- a CDS encoding prepilin-type N-terminal cleavage/methylation domain-containing protein, whose amino-acid sequence MNRPASQRDTSRRGLRGGFTLLELVVVLMVIVAIVTLTWPQLLRFAREQQLRDWTSEVRTDLAGSRIKAIENGLVYQFRYEPGGRWFAVLPYDRPEAGNSAADSDLGKTRIEAARSSGPPATLKQLPEELHFRFKDGQPTEELHPDWIKLLPTSEPLGRVSWSLPILFHLDGTADTATIYVENDRGHSQLLTLRGLTGGVTMGPVIKEASP is encoded by the coding sequence GTGAATCGCCCTGCATCCCAACGTGACACGAGCCGCCGCGGACTCCGCGGCGGTTTTACGTTGCTGGAGCTCGTCGTGGTGCTGATGGTCATCGTGGCCATTGTCACCCTCACCTGGCCGCAATTGCTGCGGTTCGCCCGGGAACAGCAGCTGCGCGATTGGACGAGCGAAGTGCGGACCGACCTCGCGGGGTCGCGGATCAAGGCAATCGAGAACGGGCTGGTCTATCAGTTTCGATACGAACCGGGCGGGCGCTGGTTCGCGGTGCTCCCCTACGACCGGCCGGAAGCCGGCAATTCGGCAGCCGATTCCGACCTCGGAAAGACGCGCATCGAAGCGGCCCGCAGTTCGGGCCCGCCCGCCACGCTGAAGCAGCTGCCGGAAGAACTCCATTTCCGGTTCAAGGACGGCCAGCCGACCGAAGAGCTGCATCCCGACTGGATCAAGCTCCTGCCAACGAGCGAGCCGCTGGGCCGTGTGTCGTGGTCGCTGCCGATCCTGTTTCACCTCGACGGCACGGCCGACACCGCGACGATCTATGTCGAGAACGATCGCGGGCATTCGCAGCTGCTCACTCTTCGCGGACTGACCGGCGGGGTGACGATGGGGCCCGTCATCAAGGAGGCGTCGCCATGA
- the gspG gene encoding type II secretion system major pseudopilin GspG, producing MQRTSRRRLNRGGFTLLEVLIVLAIIGVIAAMVVPRLVAQQKNANIQVTKQSIKGLQSALEIYAVDHSATFPTGGPEILDQLLVASTAPDGRQLEPYLKSKPLDAWQRPLFYEYPNTKTNLDEPAIWSAGPDGKNDNGSGDDINNWTALPSATK from the coding sequence ATGCAGCGCACGAGTCGACGCCGCCTCAATCGCGGCGGCTTTACGCTTCTGGAAGTGCTGATCGTGCTGGCGATCATCGGCGTGATCGCGGCGATGGTCGTTCCGCGGCTGGTCGCCCAACAGAAGAACGCCAACATCCAGGTCACGAAGCAGAGCATCAAGGGCCTGCAGAGCGCTCTGGAGATTTACGCCGTCGATCACTCGGCCACCTTCCCCACCGGCGGCCCCGAAATCCTTGATCAACTGCTCGTGGCGTCGACGGCCCCCGATGGCCGCCAGCTCGAACCGTACCTTAAGTCGAAGCCGCTCGATGCCTGGCAGCGCCCGCTGTTCTACGAGTATCCCAACACCAAGACGAACCTGGACGAGCCGGCCATCTGGTCGGCCGGCCCGGACGGCAAGAACGACAATGGCAGTGGCGACGACATCAACAACTGGACGGCCCTCCCTTCGGCGACGAAGTGA